One uncultured Carboxylicivirga sp. genomic window, AAAAAGCAACTCAACAGATTATGAATAAGTCGGTTGCTGATTTATGGATTGCTTATCAGAAAGAGCTAAATCCTGAAGGTAAAAATCCGGTAGCCAAATTTGAAGTGAATACAAAAGATAATATTACCGATAGAAGAGTAGCCTTTAAAGATAATTCAGAAGGAGATCCTTTTGAATGGGAATGGACCTTTGAAGGTGGTATTCCGCATGAGAGCAATCAAAGAAATCCTAAGGTGATTTATAAAGATCCTGGTACCTACTCAGTAACCTTAAAGGTTAGAAGTGCTTTTGGTAATGCAACCGTTGATAAAAAGCAATTTTTGGTTGTAGGTAAAAATCCATCCGGAGTATTATTCTCTGATTTGGATAAAGAAGTAATCTCTCAATATAAAGATTCTCCGGAAGGAGAAGGTGTTGCTAATGTATTTGATAATTCAAGTGATTCTAAATATCTTACTTACAATAATTCAGCCTGGATAGATTTCAGATTAAAATCCAATGAGAAATTTAAATTGAATAAATATTGCATCGTATCAGCAAATGATTCTCCTGAAAGAGATCCAAAAGAAATAGTAATCAAAGGATCAAATGATGGCAAGAAATGGGAAGTAATTGATATGCAAAGAGAAGTCAATTTCAAAAAACGTTTCGAAACTGTTGATTTCGACATATCAGGTAAAAAGGCCTACTCTCATTATAAAATTGAGATGAAGAATCATAATGGACCTATTTTGCAGGTAGCTGATATTTTGCTATTTGGTGATTCTCAAATTTAGTAAAAACAGCATCTTATTTTCTGTCTTATAAGAAAAGGAAGATGTTTGCTTTATTGTTCTGCAATCATTCAAAATATCAATACATACATTTACTGAGTGTTGTAATCAGTTAAGTTGTAGAATAGTTACTTAGATTCGTAATTGCTGAGATAAAATTGAAAGAATATATGAAATGTAGATTTATTAAACTTCTGATGAGTGTATTGGTAGTTGGTGGTAACAGCATGTTGGCACAGGAGGATCTAACTCAATATGTTGATCCTTTTATTGGAACTGATGAAATGGGACATGTTTTCCCCGGAGCGTGTGCACCTTTTGGTATGGTTCAGTTGAGTCCAGAAACCGACAGTGTTCAGTTTCTGGATAATGGTAAATACAATAAAAATGTATATCGTTATTGTGCCGGTTACCAGTATAAAGATGAAAATATAGTTGGCTTTAGTCATACCCATTTGAGCGGAACAGGACATTCCGATCTAGGCGATTTTCTGATTATGCCAACTGTTGGAGAGGTCCATTACAATCCGGGAACTTCAGATGATACATCAAAAGGCTATCGTTCAAAGTTCAGAAAAGAAACAGAGAAGGCAGAACCGGGTTATTATACAGTTGAACTGGATGATTATAAGATAAAAGCTGAGTTAACAGCTACACAACGTGTGGGATTTCATAAGTATACATTCCCTCAAAGTGATGATGCACATATAATGCTTGATCTTACCCATGGAATTTATAATTATGATGGAAAAGTACTTTGGTCAACCATTCGGGTAGAGAACGATACACTTGTTACTGGTTACCGCATTACAAGAGGATGGGCCAGAACCAATTATTTGTATTTTGCCATGACTTTTTCAAAGCCTATAAAAGATTATGGTTGTAAAAACGATGAAAAAGTATTGTATAATGGTTTCTGGAGGAAGTTCGACCAAACGAAAAACTTCCCAGAAATGGCAGGAAAAGCTTTAATAGCCAATTTTAATTTTGATACCGAAGAAGGTGAAGAAATAAAAGTGAAGTTTGCCTTGTCGGCTGTTGGTACTTTGGGTGCAATTAAGAACCTGGAAGCAGAAGTTCCTCACTTCGATTTTGACAAAACCCGATTAGCAACCAAGGTAGCCTGGCAAAATGAGTTAAGCCGGATTAAAGTGGATGCAACAGAAGAAAAGAAAATTACTTTTTATACCTCAATGTACCATTCATTCATAAATCCTGTTGAATACACAGATGTGGATGGACAATACCGTGGTTTGGATCATAATATACATCAGTCAGATGGTTTTGTTAATTATACTGTTTTCTCGTTGTGGGATACCTACCGTGCTCAGCATCCTTTGATGACGCTTATTCAACCGAGTCGATCAGCGGATATGATTAATTCAATGCTTGCACACTATGATCAAAGTGTGCATAAGATTCTACCGATATGGAGCCACTTTGGAAACGAAAACTGGTGTATGATAGGTTATCATGCTGTACCTGTTATTGCCGATGCTTTGGTGAGTGGTCTGAAAGGAATTGATAAGGAGAAAGCTTTGGAGGCTTGTTTGTCAAGTGCCAATTACGATATGTATGATGGTATTGGAGAGTATAAACAGTATGGCTATGTACCGCATGACAGAAGTAGTGTGGGAGCATCAATGACACTGGAATATGCATACGATGACTGGACTATAGCCCAGTTGGCAAACAAAATGGGCAAAAAAGAAATTGAGAAAGAGTATAGGAATCGCTCTGAGAATTGGAAGAATCTGTTTGATGAGGATTTAGGATATGTAAGGGCCAAAAATAAGAAGGGAGAATGGATTTCACCTTTCGATCCGCTTGATACTCACTCAGCCGGTTTTATTGAAGGTAATTCATGGAACTACTCTCTTTATGTGCCTCAGGATGTAAAAGGATTGATACAAAAGATGGGTGGAAATGAGAAATTCACTGATCACCTTGATTCTTTATTTACCATGTACATTCCGGATAAATATTTCGAACATACCGAAGATGTAACACGTGAAGGTATTATGGGTGGATATGTTCATGGAAATGAACCCAGCCATCATGTGGCTTATATGTATAACTGGGCTGGTAAACCATGGAAAACACAACAGAGGATTCATGAAATTATGAAATCGAAATATCTGAATAAACCAGATGGTTTATGTGGTAACGATGATTGTGGTCAGATGTCAGCATGGTACATCTTTTCTTCACTGGGCTTTTATCCGGTTGCTCCGGCCTCAGGACAATATGCGATTGGTGCACCTTCTGTGAAAGAAGCAATCATTAAACTTGAAAATGGAAAGGAATTTAAGATTGAAGCAGAAAACTATTCAAAAGATCGAATCTATATTGAATCGGTTACTTTGAATGGACAGAAGTGGGATAAAAATTACCTGAATGTAGAGGATGTTATGAATGGAGGAGAATTGATTTTCAAAATGAGTAAAAGACCCAATACCAAATGGGCATCGGGTGAAAGTTCCATTCCACTATCAACAACAAAATAGCAATTTCAACACTTTCATACTTCGCACTCCTTATGACAACTGTTATAGGGAGTGTTTTTTTAGACCTATCATGTAATGATATTCACTTTTGAGCATTATGATTTTGTTGGAGGATCGACATGGATTAATTGTTCAATAGTGACTAATTAGTATGCTATTTTGCCAATTACTTGTATTTGATTTTGCAACACTAGGTATTTACTCTCATTACAATTAGGTTTGATAACGTTGTATGATTGATCGATGATCTCAATTCTTTGAATTAATATTTGAATAAAAATCTAACTATGAAATTTAGTAAATCAAATCTCTTATCATTTGTTTCACTGTCTCTATTGGTCATGGTTTTGCATGGTTGTGAAGGTGATACCAAAGAGCCTGAGGATGAAGTAATCCCTGAAAATGTTGCAACAGTTTTTGAGAGCTGTAATTATGATGGGTTTACAGCCAGTTTGCCGGTTGGTACTTATGAATTAGCTCAGCTGCGAAAGAAGGGACTAAGAAATGATCAAATATCATCTGTAAAGGTAAATAGTGGCTACATTGTAACTTTTTTTGATGAGGATAATTTTTCAGGTGAATCAGTTGTCAAAATTGGTCAGACGAATTGTTTATCAAGTTCAGATTTAAATGATCGGATAACATCGTTGATTATTGAGAAAAATGAAAATTTAGATCCTCCATCAGCTCCAAGCGAGGTAATTGTGTCTGCCAAATCGGATACCCGAATTGGAGTAAGCTGGACAGATAATTCTGATGATGAATTAATATTTAATGTGTTGGTTTATGATCAGGATGATGAATTAATATCAACTATTACAGCAGATGCCGATGTTACAAGTGTTGAGGTTAGCGAATTAACGATTAATACAACATATTCTGTTGAAGTCTCGGCTGAAAGTCTTGGAGGTGTTTCGCAAAAGACTGCTAAAGTTTCAGTAACCACCTTAAGTGTTGCTTCAGAGAATATTGATGATCTAATGAGTAAAGCAGGTGGTTTTACAGAATCAAATAACACACCTATGGGAAGGCATTTTGAAAATCTGCATGTCACAACAGATGCTGATTTAGCATATTTGAATGATGCCAATAATCAACCTCCAAACCCGAATGGTTTAGAAAGTCTTTCATGGGAATATCAACCTGTAACATTATATCCTTATGGCACTCCTGTACCTGCCGACCTTAATCAACATGCCATAGGTGATTGTAATGGAGTAACAGCTTTAGCAAGTATGTCGTATCTGGCATCTGATTTTGTTAAGTCTATCATTACGGATAATGGTGACAAGACTTATACTATCAAAATGTTTGATCCGCAAGGAAAAAGAATAACGGTTACAGTTGATAACAAGTTTTTGTGTAACTCATCAGGAATTCAGGCATGTACTGGTAAAAATGGTGTGGCTACCTGGGGTACTATTCTTGAAAAAGCCATCATGAAGTACAATGTTATCTATCAGGCAAATCCTGATATTGGCGGAATCGGATCAGAACATGTTACTCCATTATTTACAGGTGAAGGCAGTAGTTTTTCTTTTGATAGAGGTAAACTAACAGCTAATGAGCTGGCTCGTGTAGTACGATGGGGACTAGCTAATGGTAAGTTTATCTCAGGAGGCTTTAGTCCTCAGAAAAATATTGGAAATGTGCATACTGTGACAGCTCATGGATATGCACTACTTATATCCCGCGATCCTTCAGCATTATTTGGTATGAGAAATCCCTGGGGTGTGAATCCATACACAACTGGTGGTTATGAATCAAGCAAAGATGGAGTTCTGGATATACCTTCAATCGGCGATGTACCTGCAACAATCGATTTACGAGTTATCGATTCGGGAATTGCCGGTACTAAAGGTAGAACAGATGCATACATTCCGCCTAGTGCTGCTGTTCAAAATGTTGGAGAAGTAAATTTGTGGGGTGATGCATTGTAATTGACTGATAGATTATTGAAGCATAAATGTGTATGTTAAGCGCCTGTGTATGATTTGTATATACGGGCGTTTTTTCATAAAAACATTCATAATACATTAACAAACTTTATTGGAACAATAGTAAAAGCGGCTTGATATAATTACCAAACCGCTTAAATTTATAGCGTTATATTGATTATAAATCAAATCTGTCAGCATTCATAACTTTTACCCAGGCTTTAACGAAGTCATTTACAAATTTCTCCTTATTATCATCCTGAGCATATACTTCAGCATAAGATCTTAATATTGAGTTGGATCCAAATACAAGGTCGATACGGGTGGCTGTCCATTTAGCCTTGCCATTCTTTCTGTCGCAAATCTCATAAAGATCTTTGCTGATTGGTTTCCAGTAGTTGCCCATATCAGTAAGATTCACAAAAAAGTCGTTGCTTAATGCTCCGGTATTTTGTGTTAATACACCATGTGAAGTTCCACCGTAGTTAGTTCCCATCATTCGCATACCACCAACCAGGACTGTCATTTCAGGTGCTGTAAGTCCCATTAATTGAGCCCGGTCAAGTAATAACTCTTCAGGACTAACTACATAGTCTTTTTTCATCCAGTTTCTGAAACCATCTGCCAATGGCTCAAGAGGAGCAAACGATTCGGTATCTGTCATTTCAGCAGTTGCATCGCCTCTACCTGGAGCAAAGGGTACCTGAATGGAGATTCCAGCCTTTTTAGCAGCTTGTTCTACACCAA contains:
- a CDS encoding basic secretory protein-like protein is translated as MKVLAVLLFSIVIFIGCNQDRKWNNLQYPEIKFIAEDSTSEGALLFNELVPNTDSLFNDCILKVCKKLYKEQSEIPQKKIFEFHLRNTQGVAATGGNDSIIDMFLNTNYVAGFYQSHNKDKKETLTEIIGVLIHELTHAYQHSPIGAGGYVGGSEHFSCIEGMADATRLTTGYIEQKFRKPGGHWNDGYKTTGFFIGWMMEQNPDFLYQFNQSTLSIIPWSWEKATQQIMNKSVADLWIAYQKELNPEGKNPVAKFEVNTKDNITDRRVAFKDNSEGDPFEWEWTFEGGIPHESNQRNPKVIYKDPGTYSVTLKVRSAFGNATVDKKQFLVVGKNPSGVLFSDLDKEVISQYKDSPEGEGVANVFDNSSDSKYLTYNNSAWIDFRLKSNEKFKLNKYCIVSANDSPERDPKEIVIKGSNDGKKWEVIDMQREVNFKKRFETVDFDISGKKAYSHYKIEMKNHNGPILQVADILLFGDSQI
- a CDS encoding GH92 family glycosyl hydrolase; translated protein: MKCRFIKLLMSVLVVGGNSMLAQEDLTQYVDPFIGTDEMGHVFPGACAPFGMVQLSPETDSVQFLDNGKYNKNVYRYCAGYQYKDENIVGFSHTHLSGTGHSDLGDFLIMPTVGEVHYNPGTSDDTSKGYRSKFRKETEKAEPGYYTVELDDYKIKAELTATQRVGFHKYTFPQSDDAHIMLDLTHGIYNYDGKVLWSTIRVENDTLVTGYRITRGWARTNYLYFAMTFSKPIKDYGCKNDEKVLYNGFWRKFDQTKNFPEMAGKALIANFNFDTEEGEEIKVKFALSAVGTLGAIKNLEAEVPHFDFDKTRLATKVAWQNELSRIKVDATEEKKITFYTSMYHSFINPVEYTDVDGQYRGLDHNIHQSDGFVNYTVFSLWDTYRAQHPLMTLIQPSRSADMINSMLAHYDQSVHKILPIWSHFGNENWCMIGYHAVPVIADALVSGLKGIDKEKALEACLSSANYDMYDGIGEYKQYGYVPHDRSSVGASMTLEYAYDDWTIAQLANKMGKKEIEKEYRNRSENWKNLFDEDLGYVRAKNKKGEWISPFDPLDTHSAGFIEGNSWNYSLYVPQDVKGLIQKMGGNEKFTDHLDSLFTMYIPDKYFEHTEDVTREGIMGGYVHGNEPSHHVAYMYNWAGKPWKTQQRIHEIMKSKYLNKPDGLCGNDDCGQMSAWYIFSSLGFYPVAPASGQYAIGAPSVKEAIIKLENGKEFKIEAENYSKDRIYIESVTLNGQKWDKNYLNVEDVMNGGELIFKMSKRPNTKWASGESSIPLSTTK
- a CDS encoding C2 family cysteine protease, with protein sequence MKFSKSNLLSFVSLSLLVMVLHGCEGDTKEPEDEVIPENVATVFESCNYDGFTASLPVGTYELAQLRKKGLRNDQISSVKVNSGYIVTFFDEDNFSGESVVKIGQTNCLSSSDLNDRITSLIIEKNENLDPPSAPSEVIVSAKSDTRIGVSWTDNSDDELIFNVLVYDQDDELISTITADADVTSVEVSELTINTTYSVEVSAESLGGVSQKTAKVSVTTLSVASENIDDLMSKAGGFTESNNTPMGRHFENLHVTTDADLAYLNDANNQPPNPNGLESLSWEYQPVTLYPYGTPVPADLNQHAIGDCNGVTALASMSYLASDFVKSIITDNGDKTYTIKMFDPQGKRITVTVDNKFLCNSSGIQACTGKNGVATWGTILEKAIMKYNVIYQANPDIGGIGSEHVTPLFTGEGSSFSFDRGKLTANELARVVRWGLANGKFISGGFSPQKNIGNVHTVTAHGYALLISRDPSALFGMRNPWGVNPYTTGGYESSKDGVLDIPSIGDVPATIDLRVIDSGIAGTKGRTDAYIPPSAAVQNVGEVNLWGDAL